DNA from Cotesia glomerata isolate CgM1 linkage group LG10, MPM_Cglom_v2.3, whole genome shotgun sequence:
attaattacaattattgtaataaatttttaagtaaaaaaatattttttacccagTTGCTGAGGCTACCATGTCATACTCCGGACCGATTTAAACTGGCTGGCTAATAAAAATCCCCGGGAAAtcgatttacaaaaatatactCTATATCCTTGTATACTTCCTATGCACAGGACtataaaatatgataaaaaaaaaattatttaacatttactTGAGGTACCAGTCGTACCAAAGACGATGAAACCAAAATGTCTATACCTATAtacacaatattttataaagttcGCGTGTCACtgtctattttattaaagtgtAATCGAGCGTGttctattttcatttattttatgatatttattccaataatttattttattacaaatgttATATTACATTACTCATTACTCATGTATGAAAACATTAATTTGTATCTAATATCTAATTTGCAGTACGCATAATCCTAGTTGATCGTTAATAATGTGCGGATTTATTTGGCAGCTGTAATTTTGcgaataattacaataatatttacataaatgCTTAAATAGTTGCGACAATCGTTTCAATTTCGAGAGCTGACACGCCGTGTTGCTTAAATGGCGAGTAAACACCGCCGAAAACTTGTAAGCCAAACGTCGTTATGTTTGCTGTGTCCAGCGGAGTTCCATTCAGTACTTCCTGGCCTCGATAGTAAGGTTTGAAGTTTTTCAGGGGTAAACTTATTGTTGAAAACTCCTTATTTGTCACTGGAACCTGGAATAGagatttattagtaaaattagGGATTTTCTAGGGAAATaaatgcacagaaaaaaaggttcacttgagccaagaaaatatttttcttcctaattatttttttgagtgaaaaaaaaattttttttgacaagaaatttcacttatttcaacaaaattaattctcttgctctaagaaatacgtatcttgatccaagaaaatttatttaagccaagaaaatcttgttttgagaaaattcagcttcttgctccaaaaaatttagttcttgatataagttaattttcttgtcttgagaaaatttctctcttgctccaaaaaattaaatattttgatagaagtaaattttcattaatatttttattgattaacatgtcaaataggaagatcaaataatattgaatcatttttttcattcaatatgtataattaaacgctaaaataatataaaatgggtatcaaatattcaagagaaaaattttctcaaggtgagaaaatttttttctcagctgaagtaggtggcactgcttccctaaagtatctaaaaattttgatcaaatataaaaatttattgtatcaagtatttgtgataatttgaattaagaaaaaatgacttccaccaagaatagaatttcaagaaaaacttttacttcggccaacacaacttcggtcttccttcaggcacccgaaaattttcttgagccaagaatttagttcaccagtcaagaaatttttctttctgtgtggATACTCACTTCGAAAGTCTGCTCATAAGAGGTGTCGTCGTTTGAAGCAAGCCCTTTGTGTCTCAAAACAACCTTGTAATGCTCGTTATTGCCCTGGGCGCGACACTTTATTTCGATATTGGTGTATCCGCTTAAATCCCAGGTAGTAGGCATTCGTACTCCGGCAAATCCGGCTCCGTTTGGCTGGGGGTTCAAGAGCGTAAAGAAAATTCCGCGTTGAAATAATTGAGTTTTTTGTAGAGTTAGTACGGCTTTAGACATTCCTGGCGTTCGAACGGTGTCTGAAATTTCTGACCAATTGTCTACATTGCTGGCCGTTGTGAAATCAAATAATGAGTACTGATTTCTGAAAAagttattcttttttaaagtttgtctagaattttttgtgaccatttttggattttatttaatatgtaaattattttttaaaattgcatttgttgtaattgacaatttttatgtatagaatttttttgttaaaaaaattatcaaataattaattttattttcaaaattttttacaatcaattaattacCCTTTGACGGCTTGTGTCCATGTTACCCCCATCATGATGCTAGCAATCATGTGAgataatctcattttttaattttttgtacctgaaattaaataaattttttaattacttacaaattaaataaaataattttatagtaaattatttttataaaatatttcaatttttttaattttcgcgCATATTTCAATTCCGCGTTCCACCTGAGCGCGCATGACACGTGACTAAAGATGGCGTTTCAATATATCGGCATGAGTACGgaggttttttattttgtcattAGTCCTTATTGACTAAACCACGTgaatttacataaatattatcaaaagttttcaaaaaagtgaaataaaaaCATGGAAAGTGAACAACGTGCATTTTTTGACGCGGAATCAAATTTTTGTTCTGATTGTGGATCTATCTTACCTCTTTTGCGAGAATTCAATGGTGTTGTTTGTTATATTTGTAAACGTGAATGGGGTCCAGAGAGTgagtagtatttttatttttaatttcatgacCTATTCCTTTGATTCATGTTTTGTTTCTGTTCTCAATtcctaatttaaatttaatttatgacattaaagttagcagtcacttaatcattttttaattttttttaacaaattaatttgttctaaaaaattgcatttttaattttttaaaatttctacatgttgatttttttttgccataatttatttgtttcaaaaaattgtttttaaaaaattgcattttcaattttttaaaatttctatatgttaattttttttaattttttttgccataatttatttgttaaaaaaatgattaaatatctgataattgatttttatatt
Protein-coding regions in this window:
- the LOC123273266 gene encoding uncharacterized protein LOC123273266, with translation MRLSHMIASIMMGVTWTQAVKGNQYSLFDFTTASNVDNWSEISDTVRTPGMSKAVLTLQKTQLFQRGIFFTLLNPQPNGAGFAGVRMPTTWDLSGYTNIEIKCRAQGNNEHYKVVLRHKGLASNDDTSYEQTFEVPVTNKEFSTISLPLKNFKPYYRGQEVLNGTPLDTANITTFGLQVFGGVYSPFKQHGVSALEIETIVATI